One window of Sinorhizobium fredii NGR234 genomic DNA carries:
- a CDS encoding class II 3-deoxy-7-phosphoheptulonate synthase, with translation MAQTWTPNSWRQKPIQQVPDYPDHTALEAVEGRLAKFPPLVFAGEARRLKSALANVAEGRGFLLQGGDCAESFAEHGADTIRDFFRAFLQMAVVLTFGAQQPVVKVGRIAGQFAKPRSSGIEKQGDVTLPSYRGDIINGIEFTEQARVPNPERQIMAYRQSAATLNLLRAFAMGGYANLENVHQWMLGFVKDSPQAERYRKLADRISETMDFMKAIGITSENHPSLRETDFFTSHEALLLGFEQALTRVDSTSGDWYATSGHMIWIGDRTRQPDHAHVEYCRGIKNPLGLKCGPSLTADGLLELIDLLNPANEAGRLTLICRFGHDKVAEHLPRLIRAVEREGKKVVWSCDPMHGNTITLNNYKTRPFERILSEVESFFQIHRAEGSHPGGIHIEMTGNDVTECTGGARALSGDDLADRYHTHCDPRLNADQALELAFLLAERMKGGRDEKKMAVNA, from the coding sequence ATGGCACAGACTTGGACTCCGAACAGCTGGCGGCAAAAACCCATTCAGCAGGTGCCGGATTATCCGGACCACACGGCCCTCGAGGCCGTGGAAGGCCGTCTTGCGAAGTTTCCGCCGCTCGTCTTTGCCGGCGAGGCTCGGCGCCTGAAGAGTGCGCTCGCCAACGTGGCCGAGGGCCGTGGCTTCCTGTTGCAGGGCGGCGACTGCGCCGAGAGCTTCGCCGAACACGGTGCCGATACGATCCGCGACTTCTTCCGTGCCTTCCTGCAGATGGCGGTGGTGCTGACCTTCGGGGCGCAACAGCCGGTCGTCAAGGTCGGCCGCATCGCCGGTCAGTTCGCCAAGCCGCGCTCCTCCGGGATCGAGAAGCAGGGCGATGTCACGCTGCCGAGCTATCGCGGCGACATCATCAACGGCATCGAATTCACGGAACAGGCGCGCGTCCCCAACCCGGAGCGGCAGATCATGGCCTACCGCCAGTCCGCCGCAACGCTCAACCTGCTGCGTGCCTTCGCGATGGGCGGTTACGCCAATCTCGAGAATGTCCATCAATGGATGCTCGGTTTCGTCAAGGACAGCCCGCAGGCCGAGCGCTATCGCAAGCTTGCCGACCGGATTTCCGAGACCATGGATTTCATGAAGGCGATCGGCATCACCTCGGAGAACCATCCGAGCCTGCGCGAGACCGACTTCTTCACCAGCCACGAGGCGCTGCTGCTCGGCTTCGAGCAGGCGCTGACGCGCGTCGATTCGACCTCCGGCGACTGGTACGCCACGTCAGGCCATATGATCTGGATCGGCGACCGTACGCGCCAGCCAGACCATGCGCATGTCGAATATTGCCGCGGCATCAAGAACCCGCTCGGGCTGAAATGCGGTCCGTCGCTGACAGCCGACGGTCTGCTGGAACTGATCGACTTGTTGAATCCCGCCAACGAAGCGGGCCGCCTGACACTGATCTGCCGCTTCGGCCACGACAAGGTCGCGGAGCACCTGCCGCGCCTGATCCGCGCCGTCGAGCGCGAAGGCAAGAAGGTCGTCTGGTCTTGCGACCCGATGCATGGCAACACGATCACGCTCAACAACTACAAGACCCGGCCCTTCGAGCGGATTCTTTCGGAAGTCGAAAGCTTCTTCCAGATCCACCGCGCCGAGGGCAGCCATCCGGGTGGCATCCACATCGAGATGACCGGCAACGACGTGACGGAATGCACCGGCGGCGCACGCGCGCTCTCCGGTGACGATCTCGCCGACCGATACCACACCCATTGCGACCCGCGTCTCAACGCCGACCAGGCGCTGGAGCTCGCCTTCCTGCTTGCCGAGCGGATGAAGGGCGGCCGTGACGAAAAGAAGATGGCGGTCAACGCCTGA
- the gor gene encoding glutathione-disulfide reductase: MSAFDYDLFVIGGGSGGVRSGRLAAALGKKVAIAEEFRYGGTCVIRGCVPKKLYVYASQYSEHFEDAAGFGWDVGESRFDWKKLVAAKEQEITRLEGLYRKGLANAGAEMLDTRAVLAGPNEVRLLATGKTVTAERIVIAVGGHPSPHDALRGHELCISSNEAFDLPALPKSILIAGGGYIAVEFANIFHGLGVETTLIYRGKEILSRFDQDLRRGLHAAMEEKGIRILCEDIIQSVSAGADGQRIAKTMKHGEIAVDQVMLALGRVPNTKGLGLENAGVKTNERGAIIVDAFSRTSAPGIYALGDVTDRVQLTPVAIHEAMCFIETEYRNNPTSPDHDLIATAVFSQPEIGTVGLSEEEAVRKYDELEVYRAEFRPMKATLSGRKDKMIMKLLVSAADRKVVGAHILGHDAGEMAQLLGISLKAGCTKDDFDRTMAVHPTAAEELVTMYQPTYRVRKGERVA; encoded by the coding sequence ATGAGCGCTTTCGACTATGACCTCTTCGTGATCGGCGGCGGCTCGGGCGGCGTCAGAAGCGGGCGGCTGGCGGCGGCACTCGGCAAGAAGGTGGCGATCGCCGAGGAGTTTCGCTACGGCGGCACCTGCGTGATACGCGGTTGCGTGCCGAAGAAGCTTTATGTCTATGCCTCGCAATATTCGGAGCATTTCGAAGATGCGGCGGGCTTTGGCTGGGATGTCGGCGAAAGCCGCTTCGACTGGAAGAAGCTCGTCGCGGCCAAGGAACAGGAGATCACCCGGCTGGAGGGCCTTTATCGCAAGGGTCTTGCAAATGCCGGTGCGGAGATGCTCGATACGCGGGCCGTACTTGCCGGGCCCAACGAGGTGCGGCTGCTGGCGACCGGAAAGACGGTGACGGCGGAGCGCATCGTTATCGCCGTTGGCGGCCACCCGAGCCCGCATGACGCGCTGCGGGGGCATGAGCTCTGCATCAGCTCCAACGAAGCCTTCGACCTTCCGGCGCTCCCAAAATCCATTCTTATCGCCGGTGGCGGATACATCGCCGTCGAGTTCGCCAATATCTTCCATGGCCTCGGCGTCGAAACGACTCTCATTTATCGCGGCAAGGAGATTCTCTCCCGCTTCGACCAGGACCTGAGGCGCGGTCTGCATGCGGCGATGGAGGAGAAGGGCATCCGCATTCTTTGCGAGGATATCATCCAGTCGGTATCGGCAGGCGCCGATGGCCAGCGGATCGCCAAGACCATGAAGCACGGCGAAATCGCCGTCGACCAGGTGATGCTCGCCCTCGGCCGCGTGCCCAATACGAAGGGCCTGGGCCTGGAGAATGCCGGCGTCAAGACCAATGAGCGTGGCGCCATCATCGTCGACGCCTTCTCCCGCACCAGTGCGCCGGGGATCTACGCGCTCGGCGACGTCACCGACCGCGTGCAGCTGACGCCGGTGGCGATCCATGAGGCGATGTGCTTCATCGAGACGGAGTACAGGAACAACCCCACCTCGCCGGATCACGATCTGATCGCCACGGCAGTCTTCTCTCAGCCGGAGATCGGCACGGTTGGATTGAGCGAGGAGGAGGCCGTGAGGAAATATGACGAGCTCGAAGTCTACCGCGCCGAATTCCGTCCGATGAAGGCGACCCTTTCAGGACGCAAGGACAAGATGATCATGAAACTCCTTGTCAGTGCCGCGGACCGCAAGGTCGTCGGCGCTCATATCCTCGGCCACGACGCCGGTGAAATGGCGCAACTGCTCGGAATTTCGCTGAAGGCGGGATGCACGAAGGACGACTTCGACCGCACCATGGCTGTTCACCCGACGGCGGCGGAGGAGTTGGTAACCATGTATCAGCCGACCTACCGCGTGCGGAAGGGCGAGCGGGTCGCCTGA
- a CDS encoding DUF2059 domain-containing protein produces the protein MNKITGFARAFATAAVLLSVSVPAVKAQDVTEDQVKAARATITALGVTNSFDNILPNLAARLKNSLIQASPNHQELISATVDEKALGLAARRSDLEREAATIYAKTFSVEELNAITAFYSSGAGKKLLNDGPIASRELLKAADIWAAGVSRDLAQEATKSLDEKIGSAPAADAGTQAPAQQ, from the coding sequence ATGAACAAAATCACAGGTTTTGCCCGGGCATTCGCAACCGCGGCCGTTCTCCTTTCGGTTTCGGTGCCGGCCGTAAAGGCGCAGGACGTGACCGAAGATCAGGTCAAGGCGGCCCGGGCAACCATCACAGCGCTCGGCGTCACCAACAGCTTCGACAACATTCTCCCCAATCTTGCCGCACGGCTGAAGAACTCGCTCATTCAGGCTTCTCCGAACCACCAGGAACTGATTTCGGCGACCGTCGACGAGAAGGCGCTGGGCCTGGCGGCACGCCGCTCGGATCTGGAGCGCGAGGCGGCGACGATCTATGCCAAGACCTTCTCGGTCGAGGAACTGAACGCGATCACGGCGTTCTACAGCTCGGGGGCCGGCAAGAAGCTTCTGAACGATGGTCCGATTGCCTCGCGCGAACTGCTGAAGGCGGCCGACATCTGGGCAGCCGGCGTTTCGCGCGACCTCGCCCAGGAGGCTACCAAGTCGCTCGACGAGAAGATCGGCAGCGCGCCGGCCGCGGACGCCGGCACGCAGGCGCCTGCGCAGCAGTAG
- the rpiA gene encoding ribose-5-phosphate isomerase RpiA produces the protein MDARQMKIKAAQAALGYVESGMRLGIGTGSTAEEFVRLLAEKVASGFQIQGVPTSERTARLCLELGVPLKSLDELPELDLTIDGADEVDGKLRLIKGGGGALLREKIVASASERMIVIADESKVVDVLGAFKLPIEVNQFGLTTTRLAIEKVAARLGLTGDIGLRASGDGPFMTDGGHLILDASFGRIPDAEALAAGLNAIPGVVEHGLFLGMASLAIIAGPEGARTLTAG, from the coding sequence ATGGACGCCCGCCAGATGAAGATCAAGGCCGCCCAGGCGGCGCTCGGCTATGTCGAAAGTGGAATGCGGCTCGGTATCGGCACTGGGTCGACGGCCGAGGAATTCGTCCGGCTGCTGGCCGAAAAGGTAGCCTCCGGCTTCCAAATCCAGGGTGTGCCGACCTCCGAGCGGACGGCGCGGCTTTGCCTCGAACTCGGCGTGCCGCTGAAGTCGCTCGATGAATTGCCCGAATTGGATCTGACCATCGACGGTGCCGATGAGGTCGACGGCAAACTGCGCCTGATCAAAGGCGGTGGCGGAGCGCTGCTGCGCGAAAAGATCGTCGCAAGCGCCTCGGAACGGATGATCGTCATTGCCGATGAATCGAAGGTGGTCGACGTTCTCGGTGCCTTCAAGCTGCCGATCGAGGTGAACCAGTTCGGTCTAACAACAACGCGTCTGGCGATCGAGAAGGTTGCCGCGCGCCTCGGTTTGACGGGCGACATTGGACTGCGTGCCTCCGGCGACGGCCCCTTCATGACCGATGGCGGACACCTCATCCTGGATGCATCTTTTGGCCGTATTCCTGATGCAGAGGCGCTTGCGGCTGGATTGAATGCAATTCCGGGAGTCGTCGAGCATGGGCTCTTTCTCGGGATGGCTTCACTGGCGATCATCGCCGGTCCGGAGGGGGCGCGCACGCTCACGGCAGGCTGA